From Pseudoalteromonas rubra, one genomic window encodes:
- the recD gene encoding exodeoxyribonuclease V subunit alpha, which translates to MTQGMFEFQSDVLDHQAYIALLVHTRRVRAADVALAKLLCQEQFDAVFYLVLLLQRAEQSQHTCLLLADIDWQNPFSLSAEEVTVFTGMSGAAHNLPYTPFDSPDAALCALQSHQAVGENKPLRLFSGRLYLARLAEYEAYLSSRFLQMARQPIQLNESQLSGLLDQYFPSGNAEGVDWQKVACAMAASSGFCVITGGPGTGKTTTVTKLLAILQSLYTEVPLSIKLVAPTGKAAARLSESIIGAKGRLSLAPELASLIPEQAQTVHRLLGVIPHTNRFVHHEQNPLHIDLLIVDEASMVDLALMSKLVRALPSHARLILLGDKDQLASVDTGSILSDLCEHLKLGSQPAYTASRAAFLNQVCFAGQAVLKGKATRYALADATAFLQQSHRFKSDSGIGQLASAVNHNLPEQLQQVINHGFSDLSFYGLSVEQYNALLERAADHYSRYLTAITDKREPEEVHGLFSQYQLLAAVREGPYGVSELNKRIEQKLAQRGLISPYNRFYAGMPIMITQNDYQLKLFNGDIGILLPDEQGQLYATFIDEQNMVRHFYPARLPSYELVYAMTIHKSQGSEFDYTALILPPIQRAGKGVNRQLVYTGITRAKRHLELNCQPQVLQLSMQAQAGRHSGMSDRLRLG; encoded by the coding sequence ATGACGCAGGGGATGTTTGAATTTCAGTCTGATGTTCTCGATCATCAGGCATATATTGCGCTGCTGGTACATACCCGGCGCGTGCGTGCTGCCGACGTCGCCCTGGCAAAGCTGTTGTGTCAGGAGCAGTTTGACGCGGTATTCTATCTTGTTTTGTTGCTGCAACGGGCTGAACAGAGTCAGCATACCTGCCTGTTGCTGGCAGACATCGACTGGCAGAACCCTTTTTCGTTAAGTGCTGAAGAGGTGACAGTCTTTACGGGCATGTCAGGCGCAGCGCATAATTTACCCTATACGCCATTTGATAGTCCGGACGCTGCCCTCTGTGCGTTGCAGTCGCACCAAGCGGTAGGAGAAAACAAGCCTTTAAGGTTATTTTCAGGGCGGTTATATCTGGCGCGATTAGCAGAATATGAAGCGTATCTGAGTAGCCGTTTTTTACAGATGGCCCGGCAACCTATCCAACTGAATGAATCACAATTAAGTGGTTTGCTGGATCAGTATTTCCCCAGTGGCAATGCAGAGGGGGTAGACTGGCAAAAAGTTGCTTGTGCGATGGCGGCATCGAGCGGGTTTTGTGTGATCACTGGAGGTCCGGGAACCGGTAAAACCACCACAGTGACTAAGTTACTGGCTATTTTACAATCTTTGTATACCGAAGTGCCACTGAGCATTAAGCTGGTGGCACCTACCGGAAAAGCGGCAGCCAGACTCAGCGAATCAATTATTGGGGCTAAAGGGCGTTTGTCGTTGGCCCCCGAACTGGCCAGTCTGATCCCCGAACAGGCGCAAACAGTGCACCGTTTGCTTGGCGTGATCCCACATACCAATCGCTTTGTTCATCACGAACAAAACCCGTTGCACATCGATTTACTAATAGTAGACGAAGCGTCAATGGTGGACCTGGCTTTGATGAGCAAGCTGGTCAGGGCACTACCTTCCCATGCAAGATTGATCCTGTTGGGCGATAAAGATCAACTGGCGTCGGTGGATACCGGCAGTATTCTGAGTGATTTGTGTGAGCATCTGAAGCTGGGGTCACAGCCCGCCTATACTGCCAGCCGTGCTGCGTTTTTGAATCAGGTGTGCTTTGCGGGCCAGGCTGTGTTAAAAGGCAAGGCAACGCGTTATGCACTGGCTGATGCCACAGCGTTTTTACAACAAAGCCACCGCTTTAAAAGTGACAGTGGGATCGGCCAGCTGGCGAGTGCGGTGAATCACAACCTGCCCGAGCAACTGCAACAGGTGATTAACCACGGCTTCAGCGATTTGAGTTTTTATGGGTTGAGTGTGGAGCAATACAATGCGCTGTTGGAACGAGCGGCTGATCATTACAGTCGATACCTGACGGCCATTACGGACAAACGAGAGCCTGAGGAGGTGCATGGGCTGTTTAGTCAATATCAGCTGCTGGCTGCTGTCAGAGAGGGCCCTTATGGTGTCTCTGAGCTGAATAAGCGAATTGAGCAGAAGCTTGCTCAGCGTGGATTGATATCGCCGTATAACCGTTTCTATGCCGGGATGCCGATTATGATCACGCAAAATGATTATCAGCTAAAACTTTTTAATGGTGATATTGGCATTCTACTGCCTGATGAGCAAGGTCAGCTCTACGCGACCTTTATCGACGAGCAAAATATGGTCAGGCACTTTTACCCGGCGAGGCTACCCAGTTATGAGCTGGTGTATGCTATGACGATTCATAAGTCACAGGGGTCGGAGTTTGATTATACGGCGCTGATCTTGCCGCCTATTCAACGCGCTGGAAAGGGGGTAAATCGCCAGTTAGTGTACACAGGAATTACCCGCGCAAAGCGACATCTGGAACTCAATTGTCAGCCACAAGTACTACAACTGTCTATGCAAGCGCAAGCCGGACGGCATTCAGGAATGTCGGATAGGTTACGGTTGGGTTAA
- a CDS encoding Mpo1 family 2-hydroxy fatty acid dioxygenase, with protein sequence MKTLEQHLVNYALYHRDKRNIATHFVGVPLIVFAVVWMTFWPLGSVFQTQLSLSGGLILLTSMYYLYLSPTLGSWMIAFLLICQGAVTLAFDAVAHAGLDVVWFYVMGLGLFVIGWVIQFIGHYYEGKKPAFADDLMGLLIGPLFVMMELLNKVGCFKTLEQSVNNQAGPYRP encoded by the coding sequence ATGAAAACACTTGAGCAACACCTGGTCAATTACGCCTTGTATCACAGAGATAAGCGCAACATTGCGACCCACTTTGTTGGCGTCCCACTGATTGTGTTTGCCGTTGTCTGGATGACATTCTGGCCATTGGGAAGCGTTTTTCAAACGCAACTGAGCTTGTCTGGCGGCTTAATTTTGCTGACTAGTATGTACTACTTATATTTGTCGCCTACGCTTGGTAGCTGGATGATAGCCTTTCTGTTAATTTGTCAGGGCGCTGTTACTTTAGCATTCGATGCGGTCGCACATGCCGGCCTGGACGTTGTCTGGTTTTATGTCATGGGGCTCGGGTTATTTGTGATTGGCTGGGTTATTCAGTTTATAGGACACTATTATGAAGGGAAGAAACCCGCTTTTGCGGATGATCTGATGGGACTATTGATTGGGCCATTATTTGTCATGATGGAATTGCTTAACAAAGTTGGATGCTTTAAGACACTGGAACAATCAGTAAACAATCAGGCCGGTCCGTACCGGCCCTGA